A window of Macrotis lagotis isolate mMagLag1 chromosome X, bilby.v1.9.chrom.fasta, whole genome shotgun sequence contains these coding sequences:
- the CHCHD5 gene encoding coiled-coil-helix-coiled-coil-helix domain-containing protein 5: protein MQAALEVTARYCSRELEQYGQCVAAKPQSWQRDCHHLKMSIAQCTSSHPIIRQIRQDCAEPFEAFELCLRQNEAAVSNCSEHVRRFLQCAERVQAPAEPNPIQAK from the exons AT GCAGGCGGCCCTGGAGGTGACGGCGCGCTACTGCAGCCGGGAGCTGGAGCAGTACGGCCAGTGCGTGGCTGCCAAGCCCCAGTCGTGGCAGCGGGACTGCCACCACCTCAAGATGAGCATCGCGCAGTGCACCTCCTCCCA CCCCATCATTCGTCAGATCCGTCAGGACTGTGCGGAGCCTTTTGAAGCCTTTGAGCTGTGTCTTCGACAGAACGAGGCCGCCGTGAGCAACTGCTCCGAGCACGTGCGGAGATTCCTGCAGTGTGCCGAACGGGTGCAGGCCCCCGCAGAG CCGAACCCCATTCAGGCAAAGTGA
- the FBXL12 gene encoding F-box/LRR-repeat protein 12 isoform X2, giving the protein MATASELPDCLLVEILSFVPVRDRLRSSRVCKRWRRLVLDKTLWKRLDLSPYRVGPGVLWHLQRHYLGSGLRMLRVRGRLLSVPRGSLLTPALLQELGKCCPHLTCLSLVEEDLRKMPFSCLPPSLRSLELELCEIPQSWFPPGNDPSSLPHLERLVLNRVPAFSDTQLRGLSRLEALSSLVLRITYRVTLRGLLDALPSLGNLQLLELSGCSVPADGVLQCMTGLLPKLREFRVTVAGLTARGLTGLRERQGLEILSLMGPPSDPDELSARDILTSCPILPNLRILKLQGLRLGSADEAILRERLTHCMIIVEDLPLEGWGLGD; this is encoded by the exons ATGGCGACGGCTTCGGAGCTGCCGGACTGTCTGCTTGTGGAGATTCTCTCTTTCGTCCCCGTCCGGGACCGACTCCGGAGCTCCAG ggtGTGTAAGCGCTGGCGCCGGCTGGTTCTGGACAAGACTCTGTGGAAGCGCTTGGATCTGAGCCCTTACAGG GTCGGGCCCGGCGTGCTGTGGCACCTGCAGCGGCACTACCTAGGCTCGGGGCTGAGGATGTTGAGGGTGCGCGGCCGCCTGCTCTCCGTGCCCCGGGGCTCGCTGCTGACCCCGGCCTTGCTGCAGGAGCTGGGGAAGTGCTGCCCGCACCTCACCTGCCTCAGCCTGGTAGAGGAGGACCTCCGCAAAATGCCCTTCTCCTGCCTGCCGCCCTCCCTTCGCTCCCTGGAGTTGGAGTTGTGTGAGATCCCCCAGTCCTGGTTTCCCCCGGGGAATGACCCCTCAAGTCTGCCCCACCTGGAGCGCCTGGTGCTCAACCGGGTCCCGGCCTTCTCAGACACGCAGCTCCGGGGCCTGTCTCGGCTGGAGGCGCTGAGCTCCCTGGTGCTGAGGATCACCTACAGGGTCACCCTCCGCGGCCTTCTCGATGCCCTGCCCAGCCTCGGCAACCTCCAGCTACTGGAGCTGAGTGGCTGCTCTGTGCCGGCCGATGGAGTCCTGCAGTGCATGACTGGCCTCCTGCCCAAACTTCGGGAGTTCAGGGTGACTGTGGCCGGGCTCACGGCCAGGGGCCTGACTGGCTTGAGGGAGAGGCAGGGCCTGGAGATCCTGAGTCTCATGGGACCACCCTCTGACCCTGATGAGCTTTCAGCCAGGGATATCCTCACTTCTTGTCCCATATTGCCTAATCTCAGAATCCTCAAACTTCAGGGCCTTAGACTGGGGTCAGCAGACGAGGCTATTCTTAGGGAGAGACTGACCCACTGTATGATCATTGTTGAGGACTTACCCTTGGAAGGCTGGGGACTGGGAGACTGA
- the FBXL12 gene encoding F-box/LRR-repeat protein 12 isoform X1: MATASELPDCLLVEILSFVPVRDRLRSSRVCKRWRRLVLDKTLWKRLDLSPYRVRAWSLGPGRAGPGGGGRLFRPPWIRARPSPPCLPQVGPGVLWHLQRHYLGSGLRMLRVRGRLLSVPRGSLLTPALLQELGKCCPHLTCLSLVEEDLRKMPFSCLPPSLRSLELELCEIPQSWFPPGNDPSSLPHLERLVLNRVPAFSDTQLRGLSRLEALSSLVLRITYRVTLRGLLDALPSLGNLQLLELSGCSVPADGVLQCMTGLLPKLREFRVTVAGLTARGLTGLRERQGLEILSLMGPPSDPDELSARDILTSCPILPNLRILKLQGLRLGSADEAILRERLTHCMIIVEDLPLEGWGLGD, from the exons ATGGCGACGGCTTCGGAGCTGCCGGACTGTCTGCTTGTGGAGATTCTCTCTTTCGTCCCCGTCCGGGACCGACTCCGGAGCTCCAG ggtGTGTAAGCGCTGGCGCCGGCTGGTTCTGGACAAGACTCTGTGGAAGCGCTTGGATCTGAGCCCTTACAGGGTAAGAGCCTGGTCTttggggccgggccgggccgggccggggggagGGGGGCGCTTGTTCCGGCCTCCGTGGATCAGGGCCCGGCCGTCCCCGCCTTGCCTCCCACAGGTCGGGCCCGGCGTGCTGTGGCACCTGCAGCGGCACTACCTAGGCTCGGGGCTGAGGATGTTGAGGGTGCGCGGCCGCCTGCTCTCCGTGCCCCGGGGCTCGCTGCTGACCCCGGCCTTGCTGCAGGAGCTGGGGAAGTGCTGCCCGCACCTCACCTGCCTCAGCCTGGTAGAGGAGGACCTCCGCAAAATGCCCTTCTCCTGCCTGCCGCCCTCCCTTCGCTCCCTGGAGTTGGAGTTGTGTGAGATCCCCCAGTCCTGGTTTCCCCCGGGGAATGACCCCTCAAGTCTGCCCCACCTGGAGCGCCTGGTGCTCAACCGGGTCCCGGCCTTCTCAGACACGCAGCTCCGGGGCCTGTCTCGGCTGGAGGCGCTGAGCTCCCTGGTGCTGAGGATCACCTACAGGGTCACCCTCCGCGGCCTTCTCGATGCCCTGCCCAGCCTCGGCAACCTCCAGCTACTGGAGCTGAGTGGCTGCTCTGTGCCGGCCGATGGAGTCCTGCAGTGCATGACTGGCCTCCTGCCCAAACTTCGGGAGTTCAGGGTGACTGTGGCCGGGCTCACGGCCAGGGGCCTGACTGGCTTGAGGGAGAGGCAGGGCCTGGAGATCCTGAGTCTCATGGGACCACCCTCTGACCCTGATGAGCTTTCAGCCAGGGATATCCTCACTTCTTGTCCCATATTGCCTAATCTCAGAATCCTCAAACTTCAGGGCCTTAGACTGGGGTCAGCAGACGAGGCTATTCTTAGGGAGAGACTGACCCACTGTATGATCATTGTTGAGGACTTACCCTTGGAAGGCTGGGGACTGGGAGACTGA
- the UBL5 gene encoding ubiquitin-like protein 5 yields the protein MIEVVCNDRLGKKVRVKCNTDDTIGDLKKLIAAQTGTRWNKIVLKKWYTIFKDHVSLGDYEIHDGMNLELYYQ from the exons ATGATCGAGGTTGTGTGTAACGACCGGCTGGGCAAGAAGGTCCGCGTCAAGTGCAA CACGGATGACACCATCGGAGACCTGAAGAAGCTGATCGCGGCTCAGACCGGCACCCGCTGGAACAAGATCGTCCTGAAGAAATG GTACACAATCTTCAAGGACCACGTTTCCCTGGGTGACT ATGAGATCCATGATGGAATGAACTTGGAGCTTTATTATCAGTAG
- the LOC141500258 gene encoding ubiquitin-like protein 5, with protein sequence MIEVVCNDRLGKKVRVKCNTDDSIGDLKKLIAAQTGTRWNKIVLKKWYTIFKDHVTLGDYEIHDGMNLELYYQ encoded by the exons ATGATCGAGGTTGTGTGTAACGACCGGCTGGGCAAGAAGGTCCGCGTCAAGTGCAA CACCGACGACTCCATCGGAGACCTGAAGAAGCTGATCGCGGCTCAGACCGGCACCCGCTGGAACAAGATCGTCCTGAAGAAATG GTACACCATCTTCAAGGACCACGTGACTCTGGGAGACT ATGAGATCCACGATGGAATGAACCTGGAGCTTTATTACCAATAA